The Triticum aestivum cultivar Chinese Spring chromosome 4B, IWGSC CS RefSeq v2.1, whole genome shotgun sequence sequence CTAGAATAAGGCAACAACTATACAGACCTTAAATAGATCACTTCCAGTATGAGCATCAACGGCACTGAAGGGGTCATCAAGCAAATAAATATCAGCATCCTGGTACAGTGCTCTCGCAAGCTGCACTCTCTGTTTCTGGCCTCCACTCAAATTGATGCCTCTGTCACCGATGATGGTCTGATCACCATACTGGAGCAACTGAAGATCCTTCTTCAGGGAGCAAGCCTCAAGTACTCTCTTATAGCGCGGTCTGTCCATTGGAGTGCCGAAAAGAACGTTCTCCTCAATATTTCCAGACTGTATCCAGGCAGTCTGTGAAACATATGCTGCTGTACCACTGACCCTAACCTGAATAAGGAGCAGAAGGAAAATGTAATTAGACGGTCACTCAAGTTAGCATGAACTCTTTTTTTACGCATGTACTTACTTGGCCAGACAGTCTGGGTATCTCCCCAAGTATAGAGGACAATAGACTTGATTTGCCAGAGCCAATCACACCACAGACTGCTACTCTCATGCCTCTCACCACACTAAGTTGTATATGAGATAGTGTAGGGGTTGAGCAAGACGGGTTCCAAGAGAAACTGCCATCCTTGATATCGATTGCCTTGTCTGTGCTACCCTGTGGAACACTTATTGTTGCATCATCCGGCAACTCTTCTTGCCGCAAAAAGTGTGACAACCTGTCCAAGGACACCCTCGTCTGAGCTATCATGGAGATGAGATCAGGGAAATTCCTCAGAGGCTCTTGAAGGATCCTAAAAGTTGCTAAAGCAGAGAGAACACCTCCGGCAGTGAGCTCGCCACCAAGCAATATACAAGTGCCGAAAGTTATGACTGAGACAAAGATTGGCGAGCTCCAGAAAACAAACGTAACTGCGGCCTGCGAGTACAAAGCCCACTTGAGCCACCTGCATTCAACGTTCCTCATCTCTTCAAGCATTATCCTGTACCGGTCCTCCCATGCCTGCAGCTTGAGAATTCTCATACTCTTCAAGCACTCTGCAGTCTTGCGCATTCGCTCATCCTTTGCTGCCATTAGCTTATCTTGGTAGTGTTCCTGCAGCTTGGCCACAGGAACCGAGGCAGCAATTGACAGCGCGGTGGCTATCAATGTCGAAACCGTGGCGATCCCGACATTCTTGTACAGGATGGCGAGCGCAAGGATGATCTGCAGTGGAAGCATCCATATGTCATGAAAGTACCATGCATAGTCCCCCACCCGCTGCACATCAACCGCCATGTAATTCACAATCTCACCGCTCGTGTGGCTCTGCTTTGAGGCATTCGACAGCCTGAGGCCCTTCCGGTACACCATGGCCGTCAGCCCGGACTTGACATGGATCCCCATGACGTCCACGCCCAGGTACCACTGGCGAGCAGTGAGCGTCTCAATCAACTTTGATACGAAAAATACGGAGGCAAGGATGTAACCTTCATGGGGGAAGGCAATTTTGCCACTGAGGTAGTCCACAAAGTAGCTGATCAGGTAGGGGCCGACATAGGACACGACGGTGTTCACCGCGGCGAAGGCGCCGTTGATGGCCGCCTCCCGCCAGAAGGACTTGAGTATTGCCCATGCCAGCGATGGCTCCTTGTCAGGGCACTCCAGCCGTTGGCGCTCATAGTGACTGCTCATGGCCTTGTAGCAGAACTTGGCACGGTCCTTGTGAGCCAGCAGGGGTATGTCAGCCAGCTCGAGCGGCCTCTTGGCCCCAACCGAGAGCAAAGGACTGAGCCATGAGAGTGTTGCGAGGCTGAGGATCCCGGCATCGCCGTAGGGAGTCACCCGCAGGCAGCCGGGCTCCTCCTCGGCGCCTCTCCGCTGCCCGCCGAGCAACAGGGGCTCATGGACACCGGTGTCGTCGTCACTAAACTCCAAGTCGACACCGCTGGAACCCATCACACCAAccaagcagaggaagccgagggccgGCAGCGACGCGAAGTTGGCGACCATGTGCGCGTAGTCCGCATCGTGGTCGTCGGCGCCCATGAGGCGCCTGGAGTCGTCGAAGGCGATGGCGAGGGAGAGCGCGAAGGCGAGCACCCACCAGACCCGCACGAGCGCCGGGAACCTGCCGGCGCGCGCCCGCAGCGCGAGCGCCAGCAGGGCCGCCCAGGCCAGCGCCTGCAcggccggcagcagcagcggctcggcctcggcgggcggcgcggcggccgcgacCTCGTAGCTCAGCGCGGCGAGCTGCGCCAGCAGGGCGTAGGCGCAGCAGGCGAGGGCGGCCCGGTACCAGGCGcccccggcggcgggcggcgagggggcgaggggcgccccatcgccggcgagggcggggttgcgggcgcggcgcggcggcttgaGGCAGGAGGCGCAGCGGGAGGCGAGGGCGCGCGCGCcgcggaggagcaggaggaggagcgcgagggcgagcagcgcggcgtgcgcggcggcggcagcggcctcGGCGAGGGGGAGGGCGCGGCGCGGCATTGGGTGGGTGGGATCGGGGGCGTCAGGAGGGGGGCGGCGAGGGGTTTAAAAGGCATTGGGGGCCTCCCGCCCGGCCGCTGGCGAGCTCagggcgggcggcggggcgcggatgGGAACAAAGGAGGGGTTTTTGGCCGCTACCGGCTCGCCGGACGAGGCGAGTGCCGGGGGAGATTCGGTGGATTTTTCCCGTGTAAATGCAGCGGGGGCGCACGGATGGAGGAAGGAAAGAACTCGGGCCCGTCCGTCCCCCTGCTGGGCGCTGCTGCTACGTGTGGGCGCTTCTTCTTCGCCGATCCCCGTCGTCGGCGCTGCGTGTCCGCGCGCCCGTGCCGCGTGGGGGGCGGGGAGATGCGGTGGGGGAGGAGTAGGTGGGTGGAGGTGGGATTTGGGGGTAGGGGGCGgcggtgggaggggaggggagaggagtcGAGTCAGGTGGTGGTAGGGGCCGTGTTGGTGTTGGTTTTCCactgaggggaggggaggaggggacgGTTTTTGGGTTGCAGACGGGACGGCAcgggacgacgacgatgacgagcgACATTTATAGACACGGAGGAACTTGGCAAGGAGAGTTGCGGGTGGGTTTCTCCTCTTCGGACCCGTTGAGGATTATACTAGGAGTATTTATTACTCGATCTAGTCTGGCGACGCTTGTTCGTTTCAGACACACTGCACGTGAACGCATCGCTGCAAGAGTGTACCAGCACCGTTCCCTATTCTACTGCCACTTCCAGTGTTTCATATACTAAGTACTCCCTCCAGTGTTGTACTAAAGTTGCGTTAATTAATTTATATAGAGTAAGTAATACGTGCACAAATAGAGCATCTACATCCGCCTTGGTCGAAATTCCGTGACAGGTCTGACCGGGCCAACCGCCTAAACGTTTGAGACGGGTTCGAAGTGCCCGACCGTAGATGCTCTTAAGACTTTAAAATTACAACTATTTAACAATAGGGAAAaacttttttttttaaaaaccttGATCACACTACACACTAGGCATGTTCACATCCTCCTCTGTGGGGGGAGGCCGGCTCGGGGCACATATAGCTCGGGCTTACTCCACCGGAGGTCACGGGCGCCCCTAGCTTGCTGCTTCATCAAGATCCAGACACGGGCATTGAAACCTCACAAATGTAGGGGGTCTATTGCAGCTCTTTTCAATGAGTACGAGCGTCAAACTCAATGAACAACGGAGTGGATTGGTCAATAGATTTTAGTAGGGGTCCATTATCAAAGCTGCAAAGAGTGTTTGGTGGTTTGTTTGATCACATGAATAATTGCAAGAACACGAATTGTAACAAGATTCAATGGTGCAGCAAGTAAACCAATTCTTAATTCTGTGAAGAACAGCCCGGTTGTTGTTTTACTTATAGAGATCAAATCGCTCTCCAGAACACACGGGAGTTTCACCAAGTTACTTTCATCTAATTTCATTGAGTTGGCATCCATTGCCTTGATACTTTGTTGTGTGGTGGAACAATGTGCCATTCTTACTTGAAAAAATAAACATACTTATGATTATACCTTCTACGCATCTGCAAAAGTAAGAGAATTAAAATAACATCTATTCATAACATTATGATGGGGTGATATCTTTGCACTTATCATACCATCATTTGAAAACTGGATAATCCCAGATTTTATGAGAGAATCAAACCGATACGCCTACAAATGACTAATGAATGTAAAAAATTATGAAACCGCTTGGTACCAGGGTTGTACCACTCGCCATTGGTACCAGGGCATCCAACCATTCACACTTTATAAAAAAGGGGTGCGTCTAATTCACAACAGGGGAGAGCCCATCATTGAAACAAAGAACTAGAAGCCATCatcaaaccctagccgccgtcatTTCCCGTTTCATCTCCATagccatcatcaccatggccatCTCTCTCCAAGTTAGTCATACTTGTAATTGGTGTATCGCAATCAACAACATGAGACATTTTATCAGTCAACCATTCATCTATATGTCATTTTTAATGATTTCTTCTTGCGGTCCGATCGTCAGATGTGCGTAATTCCTTAAGGCAAGGCTTTCAGCCCTTTGTACACGGGGTCGGTAGAATGAGTTTGTTTGATTGATGTTGTTTGTATGTGTGATTAGCAACACAGTTGTTTTTTGTATTCTTCTCGTTCTAAGGCCTTGCAAATGTACATATTCTTAGTTCATTTTCACATGGGAGAATTATAATTTGCTTGCGTCCTAAAAAGTTGCATTCCCGGACCATGAAAATTTTAGTTTTTCATGCACAACAAAATATTAAATTTCATGCAGGCACTTTAGCTACAAACATCATGACTACTTTCTGTGCGTCTGACTTTTGTACGATCATACCCTCACCCGCTGGTTGTTTATGTTTAGGGAATGCTGGATGGTTTCAGGTTCACTACAGAAGACACACGACATGTCATCCACATGCCTGCGCTTGGCCAAATTATCCCTAGTTTTTGATATACGTATATTTTTTTCTTGTGTTTTTAGCTTTGTGTTGCTGGAGTTGTGGTAGTTTATCTAATTTTTTTAGCATgccattttttttaatttctgtaaattGTTCTGGGGATGTACAATATGCGATTAATTTGAACATGACTACATTTCTTACCATGTACATCACGACATTTTTGTGTTGTTTTTAGCTTTTTGAAATGAGGTCCAAATACCAATTTTAAGGTTCGTGGTGTGTCAGAGGAAAACAGGCTTTTTGCCCAAATGAAGGTTTTAGCGACTACTTTCTGTCGTGGAGGAGGAGGATCCGCTGTGAGGGTTTTACCCCAGCAAACGATTCAGTTCGCTCGATTGCTCCTCCTGAGATGAATGCATAGAtcgccaggaccacctcccctGATGTTCGGTCGCCAGATAttacccaaatttagagcgaattgtagatatgagtttttctcctccaaaggatccccaaagattatctttagatgatgagaaaaactcttatctcaatgctcaagcttctaatgtgctttttgatgctttgagcaatgtagttatatttcaactcatgtcgttccgggatgctcatgagttatggacaaagcttcaagataaatatg is a genomic window containing:
- the LOC123093748 gene encoding ABC transporter C family member 13 codes for the protein MPRRALPLAEAAAAAAHAALLALALLLLLLRGARALASRCASCLKPPRRARNPALAGDGAPLAPSPPAAGGAWYRAALACCAYALLAQLAALSYEVAAAAPPAEAEPLLLPAVQALAWAALLALALRARAGRFPALVRVWWVLAFALSLAIAFDDSRRLMGADDHDADYAHMVANFASLPALGFLCLVGVMGSSGVDLEFSDDDTGVHEPLLLGGQRRGAEEEPGCLRVTPYGDAGILSLATLSWLSPLLSVGAKRPLELADIPLLAHKDRAKFCYKAMSSHYERQRLECPDKEPSLAWAILKSFWREAAINGAFAAVNTVVSYVGPYLISYFVDYLSGKIAFPHEGYILASVFFVSKLIETLTARQWYLGVDVMGIHVKSGLTAMVYRKGLRLSNASKQSHTSGEIVNYMAVDVQRVGDYAWYFHDIWMLPLQIILALAILYKNVGIATVSTLIATALSIAASVPVAKLQEHYQDKLMAAKDERMRKTAECLKSMRILKLQAWEDRYRIMLEEMRNVECRWLKWALYSQAAVTFVFWSSPIFVSVITFGTCILLGGELTAGGVLSALATFRILQEPLRNFPDLISMIAQTRVSLDRLSHFLRQEELPDDATISVPQGSTDKAIDIKDGSFSWNPSCSTPTLSHIQLSVVRGMRVAVCGVIGSGKSSLLSSILGEIPRLSGQVRVSGTAAYVSQTAWIQSGNIEENVLFGTPMDRPRYKRVLEACSLKKDLQLLQYGDQTIIGDRGINLSGGQKQRVQLARALYQDADIYLLDDPFSAVDAHTGSDLFKDYILGALASKTVIYVTHQVEFLPAADLILVLKDGHITQAGKYDDLLQAGTDFNALVSAHNEAIETMDFGEDSDGDIAPSVPNKRLTPSVSNIDNLKNKVSENGKSSNTRGIKDKKKSEERKKKRTVQEEERERGRVSLNVYLTYMGEAYKGSLIPLIVLAQTLFQVLQIASNWWMAWANPQTEGDAPKTSSVVLLVVYMCLAFGSSLFVFVRSLLVATFGLAAAQKLFIKMLRCVFRAPMSFFDTTPSGRILNRVSVDQSVVDLDIAFRLGGFASTTIQLLGIVAVMSKVTWQVLFLIVPMAMACMWMQRYYIASSRELTRILSVQKSPVIHLFSESIAGAATIRGFDQEKRFMKRNLYLLDCFARPLFSSLAAIEWLCLRMELLSTFVFAFCMAILVSFPPGTIEPSMAGLAVTYGLNLNARMSRWILSFCKLENRIISVERIYQYCKIPSEAPLIIENCRPPASWPENGNIQLIDLKVRYKDDLPFVLHGVSCIFPGGKKIGIVGRTGSGKSTLIQALFRLIEPTGGKIIIDDIDVSAIGLHDLRSRLSIIPQDPTLFEGTIRMNLDPLEERSDQEIWEALEKCQLGEVIRSKEEKLDSPVLENGDNWSVGQRQLIALGRALLKQARILVLDEATASVDTATDNLIQKIIRSEFRDCTVCTIAHRIPTVIDSDLVMVLSDGKIAEFDTPQRLVEDKSSMFMQLVSEYSTRASCI